CACCAACGATGGCAACCAATTCGAAACAGTACTGGGGCCGTTCAGTTGGGGACCACCGCACCAGTGCCTACCAACGGAGAGGATGGCATGTCTTTCAATGAGTCGAAGCCGGACAGCGGCTATGAGGCGGCATTGAACGATCATTACGGGGTACCGGACCTCGGTGACGAGATCCTCGACGCGCTCGACGCCGCCGGAAAGGACATCGACGCGCTCACCCGGGACGATATCGCATCGTTCGACGAGTTCCACATTCGCGGGCTTGATGCAACCCGTGAAGTCGCCGAAATCGCTGGAATCGGGGACCGCGATCGCGTTCTCGATGTCGGTTGTGGTATCGGTGGGCCCGCCCGTACCCTCGCTGCCGAGTTCGATTGTGATGTCGTCGGAGTCGATGTAATCGAGGAGTATTGCCGGGCAGCGGCACTGTTTACCGACCGGGTGGGGCTGACCGACGAGGTTCGCTTTCAGCACGGGAACGCCCTCGACCTACCGTTCGAGGACGAGGCATTCGACGTCGTCTGGTTCGAGCACACGCTGATGAACATCGAGGCCAAGG
The sequence above is a segment of the Natrinema sp. HArc-T2 genome. Coding sequences within it:
- a CDS encoding class I SAM-dependent methyltransferase, translated to MSFNESKPDSGYEAALNDHYGVPDLGDEILDALDAAGKDIDALTRDDIASFDEFHIRGLDATREVAEIAGIGDRDRVLDVGCGIGGPARTLAAEFDCDVVGVDVIEEYCRAAALFTDRVGLTDEVRFQHGNALDLPFEDEAFDVVWFEHTLMNIEAKEVVFEEARRVLRPGGTLALYEICAGSGGDTVFPVPWASDASLSNLVKPERLQELVTDIGFDEFAWQDVTEPSLEWFRDVVESMQSRPPTAPQPLGLNLLMGSETPVKAMNVVQNLEEERIVVIQGIYERVSLPSGRSSGTATDIE